A DNA window from Caretta caretta isolate rCarCar2 chromosome 7, rCarCar1.hap1, whole genome shotgun sequence contains the following coding sequences:
- the UBA3 gene encoding NEDD8-activating enzyme E1 catalytic subunit isoform X1 — protein sequence MHRGSRRGLFSLLHASTSSAPRIAGGWLAVAARRRRDVASTRERSVKCRIFDKEPSPSRMAVDGGCGDTGDWEGRWNHVKKFLERSGPFTHPDFEPGTQPLDFLLNTCKVLVIGAGGLGCELLKNLALSGFRQIHVIDMDTIDVSNLNRQFLFRPKDVGRPKAEVAAEFLNNRIPNCAVVPHFKKIQDMDETFYRQFHIIVCGLDSIIARRWINGMLMSFLNYEDGMLDPSSIIPLIDGGTEGFKGNARVIIPGMTACIECTLELYPPQINFPMCTIASMPRLPEHCIEYVRILQWPKEHPFGESVPLDGDDPDHIQWIYQQSLERASQFNIKGVTYRLTQGVVKRIIPAVASTNAVIAAVCATEVFKIATSAYIPLNNYLVFNDVDGLYTYTFEAERKENCPACSQLPQNIEFPPSAKLQEVLDYLTNNASLQMKSPAITATVYGGNKTLYLQTVASIEERTRPNLSKTLKELGLVDGQELAVADVTTPQTMLFKLHFTT from the exons ATGCACCGCGGCAGCAGGAGGGGTCTGTTTTCCCTTCTTCACGCCTCCACTTCCTCCGCTCCGCGGATTGCAGGGGGGTGGCTGGCTGTGGCAGCGCGAAGGAGACGCGATGTGGCAAGCACCCGAGAGCGGTCCGTTAAATGCCGCATTTTCGACAAGGAGCCTTCCCCCTCGAg AATGGCTGTTGATGGTGGGTGTGGGGACACTGGAGACTGGGAAGGTCGCTGGAACCATGTAAAGAAGTTCCTCGAGCGATCTGGACCATTCACACACCCTGATTTCGAGCCAGGCACTCAA CCTCTCGACTTTTTGTTAAACACATGTAAAGTTCTAGTTATTGGAGCAGGAGGATTAGGATGTGAACTCCTGAAAAATCTG GCATTGTCTGGTTTTAGACAAATCCATGTTATTGACATGGATACGATAGATGTTTCTAATCTGAATAGGCAATTTTTGTTTCG acccaAAGATGTTGGACGACCTAAAGCAGAGGTTGCAGCAGAATTTCTAAACAACCGAATTCCTAATTGTGCTGTTGTACC tcattttaaaaaaattcaggatATGGATGAAACTTTCTATCGAC AATTTCATATTATTGTATGTGGTCTGGACTCTATAATTGCAAGAAGATGGATAAATGGCATGCTG ATGTCATTTTTAAACTATGAAGATGGCATGCTAGATCCAAGTTCCATCATACCCTTGATAGATGGAGGAACAGAAGGTTTTAAAGGAAACGCTCGTGTGATTATTCCTGGAATGACAGCTTGTATTGAATGCACACTTGAACTTTATCCACCTCAG ATCAATTTTCCCATGTGTACTATTGCATCTATGCCCAGGCTGCCAGAACATTGTATTGAATATGTCAGGATATTGCAGTGGCCCAAGGAACATCCTTTTGGAG AGAGTGTTCCTTTGGATGGAGATGACCCTGATCATATACAATGGATTTACCAACAGTCTTTAGAAAGAGCATCTCAATTCAATATTAAGGGTGTTACATACAGACTTACTCAAG GGGTTGTTAAGCGGATCATTCCAGCTGTAGCTTCTACAAATGCCGTCATTGCAG ctGTATGCGCCACTGAAGTTTTTAAAATAGCCACAAG TGCATACATTCCTCTTAATAACTACTTGGTGTTCAATGATGTAGATGGATTATACACATATACATTTGAAGCTGAAAGAAAG gagaattgtcctgcctgcagccagctccctcaAAATATAGAGTTTCCTCCATCAGCTAAACTGCAGGAGGTCTTGGATTATTTGACAAATAATGCTTCGTT GCAAATGAAATCTCCAGCAATCACAGCAACTGTGTATGGAGGGAATAAAACACTGTACTTACAG acaGTAGCTTCAATTGAAGAACGAACAAGGCCAAATCTTTCTAAGACACTGAAAG aGTTGGGGCTCGTGGATGGTCAGGAACTTGCAGTTGCTGATGTAACTACACCACAGACTATGCTGTTCAAGCTTCATTTTACTACTTAA
- the UBA3 gene encoding NEDD8-activating enzyme E1 catalytic subunit isoform X3 gives MADGEEPEKKRRRIEELLADGMAVDGGCGDTGDWEGRWNHVKKFLERSGPFTHPDFEPGTQPLDFLLNTCKVLVIGAGGLGCELLKNLALSGFRQIHVIDMDTIDVSNLNRQFLFRPKDVGRPKAEVAAEFLNNRIPNCAVVPHFKKIQDMDETFYRQFHIIVCGLDSIIARRWINGMLMSFLNYEDGMLDPSSIIPLIDGGTEGFKGNARVIIPGMTACIECTLELYPPQINFPMCTIASMPRLPEHCIEYVRILQWPKEHPFGESVPLDGDDPDHIQWIYQQSLERASQFNIKGVTYRLTQGVVKRIIPAVASTNAVIAAVCATEVFKIATSAYIPLNNYLVFNDVDGLYTYTFEAERKENCPACSQLPQNIEFPPSAKLQEVLDYLTNNASLQMKSPAITATVYGGNKTLYLQTVASIEERTRPNLSKTLKELGLVDGQELAVADVTTPQTMLFKLHFTT, from the exons ATGGCGGATGGCGAGGAGCC ggagaagaaaagaaggaGGATAGAGGAGCTGCTGGCGGATGG AATGGCTGTTGATGGTGGGTGTGGGGACACTGGAGACTGGGAAGGTCGCTGGAACCATGTAAAGAAGTTCCTCGAGCGATCTGGACCATTCACACACCCTGATTTCGAGCCAGGCACTCAA CCTCTCGACTTTTTGTTAAACACATGTAAAGTTCTAGTTATTGGAGCAGGAGGATTAGGATGTGAACTCCTGAAAAATCTG GCATTGTCTGGTTTTAGACAAATCCATGTTATTGACATGGATACGATAGATGTTTCTAATCTGAATAGGCAATTTTTGTTTCG acccaAAGATGTTGGACGACCTAAAGCAGAGGTTGCAGCAGAATTTCTAAACAACCGAATTCCTAATTGTGCTGTTGTACC tcattttaaaaaaattcaggatATGGATGAAACTTTCTATCGAC AATTTCATATTATTGTATGTGGTCTGGACTCTATAATTGCAAGAAGATGGATAAATGGCATGCTG ATGTCATTTTTAAACTATGAAGATGGCATGCTAGATCCAAGTTCCATCATACCCTTGATAGATGGAGGAACAGAAGGTTTTAAAGGAAACGCTCGTGTGATTATTCCTGGAATGACAGCTTGTATTGAATGCACACTTGAACTTTATCCACCTCAG ATCAATTTTCCCATGTGTACTATTGCATCTATGCCCAGGCTGCCAGAACATTGTATTGAATATGTCAGGATATTGCAGTGGCCCAAGGAACATCCTTTTGGAG AGAGTGTTCCTTTGGATGGAGATGACCCTGATCATATACAATGGATTTACCAACAGTCTTTAGAAAGAGCATCTCAATTCAATATTAAGGGTGTTACATACAGACTTACTCAAG GGGTTGTTAAGCGGATCATTCCAGCTGTAGCTTCTACAAATGCCGTCATTGCAG ctGTATGCGCCACTGAAGTTTTTAAAATAGCCACAAG TGCATACATTCCTCTTAATAACTACTTGGTGTTCAATGATGTAGATGGATTATACACATATACATTTGAAGCTGAAAGAAAG gagaattgtcctgcctgcagccagctccctcaAAATATAGAGTTTCCTCCATCAGCTAAACTGCAGGAGGTCTTGGATTATTTGACAAATAATGCTTCGTT GCAAATGAAATCTCCAGCAATCACAGCAACTGTGTATGGAGGGAATAAAACACTGTACTTACAG acaGTAGCTTCAATTGAAGAACGAACAAGGCCAAATCTTTCTAAGACACTGAAAG aGTTGGGGCTCGTGGATGGTCAGGAACTTGCAGTTGCTGATGTAACTACACCACAGACTATGCTGTTCAAGCTTCATTTTACTACTTAA
- the UBA3 gene encoding NEDD8-activating enzyme E1 catalytic subunit isoform X5, producing the protein MAVDGGCGDTGDWEGRWNHVKKFLERSGPFTHPDFEPGTQPLDFLLNTCKVLVIGAGGLGCELLKNLALSGFRQIHVIDMDTIDVSNLNRQFLFRPKDVGRPKAEVAAEFLNNRIPNCAVVPHFKKIQDMDETFYRQFHIIVCGLDSIIARRWINGMLMSFLNYEDGMLDPSSIIPLIDGGTEGFKGNARVIIPGMTACIECTLELYPPQINFPMCTIASMPRLPEHCIEYVRILQWPKEHPFGESVPLDGDDPDHIQWIYQQSLERASQFNIKGVTYRLTQGVVKRIIPAVASTNAVIAAVCATEVFKIATSAYIPLNNYLVFNDVDGLYTYTFEAERKENCPACSQLPQNIEFPPSAKLQEVLDYLTNNASLQMKSPAITATVYGGNKTLYLQTVASIEERTRPNLSKTLKELGLVDGQELAVADVTTPQTMLFKLHFTT; encoded by the exons ATGGCTGTTGATGGTGGGTGTGGGGACACTGGAGACTGGGAAGGTCGCTGGAACCATGTAAAGAAGTTCCTCGAGCGATCTGGACCATTCACACACCCTGATTTCGAGCCAGGCACTCAA CCTCTCGACTTTTTGTTAAACACATGTAAAGTTCTAGTTATTGGAGCAGGAGGATTAGGATGTGAACTCCTGAAAAATCTG GCATTGTCTGGTTTTAGACAAATCCATGTTATTGACATGGATACGATAGATGTTTCTAATCTGAATAGGCAATTTTTGTTTCG acccaAAGATGTTGGACGACCTAAAGCAGAGGTTGCAGCAGAATTTCTAAACAACCGAATTCCTAATTGTGCTGTTGTACC tcattttaaaaaaattcaggatATGGATGAAACTTTCTATCGAC AATTTCATATTATTGTATGTGGTCTGGACTCTATAATTGCAAGAAGATGGATAAATGGCATGCTG ATGTCATTTTTAAACTATGAAGATGGCATGCTAGATCCAAGTTCCATCATACCCTTGATAGATGGAGGAACAGAAGGTTTTAAAGGAAACGCTCGTGTGATTATTCCTGGAATGACAGCTTGTATTGAATGCACACTTGAACTTTATCCACCTCAG ATCAATTTTCCCATGTGTACTATTGCATCTATGCCCAGGCTGCCAGAACATTGTATTGAATATGTCAGGATATTGCAGTGGCCCAAGGAACATCCTTTTGGAG AGAGTGTTCCTTTGGATGGAGATGACCCTGATCATATACAATGGATTTACCAACAGTCTTTAGAAAGAGCATCTCAATTCAATATTAAGGGTGTTACATACAGACTTACTCAAG GGGTTGTTAAGCGGATCATTCCAGCTGTAGCTTCTACAAATGCCGTCATTGCAG ctGTATGCGCCACTGAAGTTTTTAAAATAGCCACAAG TGCATACATTCCTCTTAATAACTACTTGGTGTTCAATGATGTAGATGGATTATACACATATACATTTGAAGCTGAAAGAAAG gagaattgtcctgcctgcagccagctccctcaAAATATAGAGTTTCCTCCATCAGCTAAACTGCAGGAGGTCTTGGATTATTTGACAAATAATGCTTCGTT GCAAATGAAATCTCCAGCAATCACAGCAACTGTGTATGGAGGGAATAAAACACTGTACTTACAG acaGTAGCTTCAATTGAAGAACGAACAAGGCCAAATCTTTCTAAGACACTGAAAG aGTTGGGGCTCGTGGATGGTCAGGAACTTGCAGTTGCTGATGTAACTACACCACAGACTATGCTGTTCAAGCTTCATTTTACTACTTAA
- the UBA3 gene encoding NEDD8-activating enzyme E1 catalytic subunit isoform X2, producing the protein MHRGSRRGLFSLLHASTSSAPRIAGGWLAVAARRRRDVASTRERSVKCRIFDKEPSPSRMAVDGGCGDTGDWEGRWNHVKKFLERSGPFTHPDFEPGTQPLDFLLNTCKVLVIGAGGLGCELLKNLALSGFRQIHVIDMDTIDVSNLNRQFLFRPKDVGRPKAEVAAEFLNNRIPNCAVVPHFKKIQDMDETFYRQFHIIVCGLDSIIARRWINGMLMSFLNYEDGMLDPSSIIPLIDGGTEGFKGNARVIIPGMTACIECTLELYPPQINFPMCTIASMPRLPEHCIEYVRILQWPKEHPFGESVPLDGDDPDHIQWIYQQSLERASQFNIKGVTYRLTQGVVKRIIPAVASTNAVIAAVCATEVFKIATSAYIPLNNYLVFNDVDGLYTYTFEAERKENCPACSQLPQNIEFPPSAKLQEVLDYLTNNASLQMKSPAITATVYGGNKTLYLQFLFIYLFCRQ; encoded by the exons ATGCACCGCGGCAGCAGGAGGGGTCTGTTTTCCCTTCTTCACGCCTCCACTTCCTCCGCTCCGCGGATTGCAGGGGGGTGGCTGGCTGTGGCAGCGCGAAGGAGACGCGATGTGGCAAGCACCCGAGAGCGGTCCGTTAAATGCCGCATTTTCGACAAGGAGCCTTCCCCCTCGAg AATGGCTGTTGATGGTGGGTGTGGGGACACTGGAGACTGGGAAGGTCGCTGGAACCATGTAAAGAAGTTCCTCGAGCGATCTGGACCATTCACACACCCTGATTTCGAGCCAGGCACTCAA CCTCTCGACTTTTTGTTAAACACATGTAAAGTTCTAGTTATTGGAGCAGGAGGATTAGGATGTGAACTCCTGAAAAATCTG GCATTGTCTGGTTTTAGACAAATCCATGTTATTGACATGGATACGATAGATGTTTCTAATCTGAATAGGCAATTTTTGTTTCG acccaAAGATGTTGGACGACCTAAAGCAGAGGTTGCAGCAGAATTTCTAAACAACCGAATTCCTAATTGTGCTGTTGTACC tcattttaaaaaaattcaggatATGGATGAAACTTTCTATCGAC AATTTCATATTATTGTATGTGGTCTGGACTCTATAATTGCAAGAAGATGGATAAATGGCATGCTG ATGTCATTTTTAAACTATGAAGATGGCATGCTAGATCCAAGTTCCATCATACCCTTGATAGATGGAGGAACAGAAGGTTTTAAAGGAAACGCTCGTGTGATTATTCCTGGAATGACAGCTTGTATTGAATGCACACTTGAACTTTATCCACCTCAG ATCAATTTTCCCATGTGTACTATTGCATCTATGCCCAGGCTGCCAGAACATTGTATTGAATATGTCAGGATATTGCAGTGGCCCAAGGAACATCCTTTTGGAG AGAGTGTTCCTTTGGATGGAGATGACCCTGATCATATACAATGGATTTACCAACAGTCTTTAGAAAGAGCATCTCAATTCAATATTAAGGGTGTTACATACAGACTTACTCAAG GGGTTGTTAAGCGGATCATTCCAGCTGTAGCTTCTACAAATGCCGTCATTGCAG ctGTATGCGCCACTGAAGTTTTTAAAATAGCCACAAG TGCATACATTCCTCTTAATAACTACTTGGTGTTCAATGATGTAGATGGATTATACACATATACATTTGAAGCTGAAAGAAAG gagaattgtcctgcctgcagccagctccctcaAAATATAGAGTTTCCTCCATCAGCTAAACTGCAGGAGGTCTTGGATTATTTGACAAATAATGCTTCGTT GCAAATGAAATCTCCAGCAATCACAGCAACTGTGTATGGAGGGAATAAAACACTGTACTTACAG tttttatttatttatttattttgcagacaGTAG
- the UBA3 gene encoding NEDD8-activating enzyme E1 catalytic subunit isoform X4 produces MADGEEPMAVDGGCGDTGDWEGRWNHVKKFLERSGPFTHPDFEPGTQPLDFLLNTCKVLVIGAGGLGCELLKNLALSGFRQIHVIDMDTIDVSNLNRQFLFRPKDVGRPKAEVAAEFLNNRIPNCAVVPHFKKIQDMDETFYRQFHIIVCGLDSIIARRWINGMLMSFLNYEDGMLDPSSIIPLIDGGTEGFKGNARVIIPGMTACIECTLELYPPQINFPMCTIASMPRLPEHCIEYVRILQWPKEHPFGESVPLDGDDPDHIQWIYQQSLERASQFNIKGVTYRLTQGVVKRIIPAVASTNAVIAAVCATEVFKIATSAYIPLNNYLVFNDVDGLYTYTFEAERKENCPACSQLPQNIEFPPSAKLQEVLDYLTNNASLQMKSPAITATVYGGNKTLYLQTVASIEERTRPNLSKTLKELGLVDGQELAVADVTTPQTMLFKLHFTT; encoded by the exons ATGGCGGATGGCGAGGAGCC AATGGCTGTTGATGGTGGGTGTGGGGACACTGGAGACTGGGAAGGTCGCTGGAACCATGTAAAGAAGTTCCTCGAGCGATCTGGACCATTCACACACCCTGATTTCGAGCCAGGCACTCAA CCTCTCGACTTTTTGTTAAACACATGTAAAGTTCTAGTTATTGGAGCAGGAGGATTAGGATGTGAACTCCTGAAAAATCTG GCATTGTCTGGTTTTAGACAAATCCATGTTATTGACATGGATACGATAGATGTTTCTAATCTGAATAGGCAATTTTTGTTTCG acccaAAGATGTTGGACGACCTAAAGCAGAGGTTGCAGCAGAATTTCTAAACAACCGAATTCCTAATTGTGCTGTTGTACC tcattttaaaaaaattcaggatATGGATGAAACTTTCTATCGAC AATTTCATATTATTGTATGTGGTCTGGACTCTATAATTGCAAGAAGATGGATAAATGGCATGCTG ATGTCATTTTTAAACTATGAAGATGGCATGCTAGATCCAAGTTCCATCATACCCTTGATAGATGGAGGAACAGAAGGTTTTAAAGGAAACGCTCGTGTGATTATTCCTGGAATGACAGCTTGTATTGAATGCACACTTGAACTTTATCCACCTCAG ATCAATTTTCCCATGTGTACTATTGCATCTATGCCCAGGCTGCCAGAACATTGTATTGAATATGTCAGGATATTGCAGTGGCCCAAGGAACATCCTTTTGGAG AGAGTGTTCCTTTGGATGGAGATGACCCTGATCATATACAATGGATTTACCAACAGTCTTTAGAAAGAGCATCTCAATTCAATATTAAGGGTGTTACATACAGACTTACTCAAG GGGTTGTTAAGCGGATCATTCCAGCTGTAGCTTCTACAAATGCCGTCATTGCAG ctGTATGCGCCACTGAAGTTTTTAAAATAGCCACAAG TGCATACATTCCTCTTAATAACTACTTGGTGTTCAATGATGTAGATGGATTATACACATATACATTTGAAGCTGAAAGAAAG gagaattgtcctgcctgcagccagctccctcaAAATATAGAGTTTCCTCCATCAGCTAAACTGCAGGAGGTCTTGGATTATTTGACAAATAATGCTTCGTT GCAAATGAAATCTCCAGCAATCACAGCAACTGTGTATGGAGGGAATAAAACACTGTACTTACAG acaGTAGCTTCAATTGAAGAACGAACAAGGCCAAATCTTTCTAAGACACTGAAAG aGTTGGGGCTCGTGGATGGTCAGGAACTTGCAGTTGCTGATGTAACTACACCACAGACTATGCTGTTCAAGCTTCATTTTACTACTTAA